A region of Vigna radiata var. radiata cultivar VC1973A chromosome 6, Vradiata_ver6, whole genome shotgun sequence DNA encodes the following proteins:
- the LOC106763184 gene encoding putative MO25-like protein At5g47540: MKKALFKPKPKTPVELVRHARELIIFVESKTCTRESKREEKLAELSKTILEIRTVLYGNGESEPNPDACTQITREFFRDDTFRIFILYLAKLKLGARQDATHVIANLQRQRVNSQLIASQYLQENLDLVDMLICGYDKEGDVALTYGAVARECIRHQTVAKHVLESDNMKKFFEYIQLPNFEIASDAVATFKELLTRHKSTVAEFLSKNYDWFFKDYNSQLLESTSYFTRRYAIKLLGDMLLDRSNAAVMVRYVGSLDNMRILMNLLRDSNKTIQFDTFHVFKLFVANQNKPPEVVSILVTNKHKLLQFLENFNCDKADDHFQADKQQVISEIIALQYKDQPCKSLDNCEVPC; this comes from the exons atgaagaaagCTCTCTTCAAGCCAAAGCCCAAAACGCCGGTGGAGCTGGTTCGCCATGCCCGAGAACTCATAATCTTCGTCGAATCCAAAACATGCACGCGTGAAAGTAAACGCGAAGAGAAG TTAGCAGAGCTAAGCAAAACGATACTGGAGATAAGGACTGTTTTGTATGGAAACGGTGAATCAGAGCCAAATCCCGACGCCTGTACTCAGATCACTCGCGAGTTTTTCAGAGATGATACGTTTCGGATTTTCATCCTCTATCTGGCAAAACTAAAACTCGGG GCTCGCCAAGATGCAACGCATGTAATTGCAAACTTGCAACGGCAACGAGTTAATTCGCAACTAATTGCTTCTCAGTACCTACAAGAAAACTTGGATCTTGTGGATATGCTCATTTGCGG TTATGACAAAGAGGGTGACGTTGCTTTGACGTACGGCGCGGTTGCAAGGGAGTGCATACGCCACCAGACTGTAGCAAA ACATGTGTTGGAATCAGATAACATGAAGAAGTTCTTTGAGTACATTCAACTACCAAATTTTGAGATAGCATCCGATGCTGTTGCAACTTTTAAA GAGTTATTGACAAGACATAAATCTACAGTTGCtgaatttctttcaaaaaattatgaCTGG TTCTTCAAAGATTATAACTCTCAGTTGCTTGAATCCACCAGTTATTTCACAAGACGGTACGCTATCAAG TTATTGGGGGATATGTTATTGGATCGCTCGAATGCTGCTGTAATGGTTCGGTATGTGGGTTCGTTGGATAATATGAGGATCCTCATGAACCTCCTAAGA GATTCAAACAAGACAATTCAATTTGACACCTTCCACGTTTTCAAG CTATTTGTTGCAAATCAAAATAAGCCCCCTGAAGTTGTGAGCATCCTTGTCACAAACAAACACAAGCTTTTGCAATTTTTGGAAAACTTCAATTGCGACAAAG CGGACGACCATTTTCAAGCAGATAAACAACAAGTAATTAGCGAGATAATTGCTCTTCAATACAAGGATCAACCATGCAAATCTTTGGACAATTGTGAAGTTCCATGTTGA
- the LOC106764404 gene encoding uncharacterized protein LOC106764404 isoform X2 — protein MVIPPPARPPRIINFLKPYVLKMHFTNKYVSAQVIHSPTATVASSASSQEKALRSSLETTRDVAAAAKIGKILAERLLLKDIPAVSIHLKREQKYHGKVKAVIDSLRDAGIKLL, from the coding sequence ATGGTTATTCCACCCCCAGCGAGGCCTCCCAGGattataaattttctgaaaCCTTATGTTCTGAAGATGCATTTTACCAACAAGTATGTGAGTGCCCAGGTGATTCACAGCCCAACTGCTACTGTAGCCTCTTCTGCAAGCTCACAGGAGAAAGCCTTGAGATCAAGCTTGGAAACTACTCGCGATGTGGCTGCAGCTGCAAAGATTGGGAAGATACTAGCCGAACGCCTTTTGCTCAAGGACATTCCTGCTGTTTCTATTCACTTGAAGAGAGAGCAGAAATATCATGGTAAGGTTAAAGCGGTTATTGATTCTCTAAGGGATGCTGGTATTAAGTTGCTTTGA
- the LOC106764404 gene encoding uncharacterized protein LOC106764404 isoform X1: MVIPPPARPPRIINFLKPYVLKMHFTNKYVSAQVIHSPTATVASSASSQEKALRSSLETTRDVAAAAKIGKILAERLLLKDIPAVSIHLKREQKYHGAVLSGLDLNTKMFCIKMLGCSSAT, encoded by the exons ATGGTTATTCCACCCCCAGCGAGGCCTCCCAGGattataaattttctgaaaCCTTATGTTCTGAAGATGCATTTTACCAACAAGTATGTGAGTGCCCAGGTGATTCACAGCCCAACTGCTACTGTAGCCTCTTCTGCAAGCTCACAGGAGAAAGCCTTGAGATCAAGCTTGGAAACTACTCGCGATGTGGCTGCAGCTGCAAAGATTGGGAAGATACTAGCCGAACGCCTTTTGCTCAAGGACATTCCTGCTGTTTCTATTCACTTGAAGAGAGAGCAGAAATATCATG GGGCAGTGCTCTCTGGTTTGGATCTTAACACCAAGATGTTCTGCATCAAGATGTTGGGTTGCTCTTCTGCTACCTGA